The DNA window GGTGCGCGGGGCGATGAAAGAGGGCCGGCGCATCGAACTCCGTGAGTTTGGGGTGTTCGAGGTGCAGCATCGAGCGCCCCGGACGGGGCGCAATCCCCAAACCAATGAGCCGGTCGAGATTGAGGACCGGTACAAGCCGGTGTTTCGCCCGTCGGACAAGTTGAGCGAGGCGGTGGACGCGGCGCACAAGGCCGACGAGGAGTAGTTGCGACACCGCTTGTCCTGTTCCATTGCTTTTGTCGATTATGTCCGATTCTACTCGACCCTGTCCGTCGTGCGGTGCGCGCGTGCCGGCCTCGTCCGATCGCTGCGACCTGTGCGGGACCGTCGTCGACGACCTGGACCCGGCGGGCACCGCGGAAGACACGGAGGCAGAGTCGTCTGAGCCCGAGGCCAGTCGCCCCGAAGAGGTCCCGTCGGGGGAAGAGGCCCCGTCGGGGTCCCAAGCGGCCGATGGGCAAGACGAACCGTCCGTTTTCTGCAACCAGTGCGGGTGGGAAAACCCGCCCGGGGCCCGGTACTGCAGCCAGTGTGGCGAGGCGCTTCAAGACCTTTCCGGGGCCTCTGCCCCTGACGGAACGCGGCCGGTCACGGCGGACCTCCCCACCAGCGCCTCCGCCGAGACGAGTGACGAACCTTCCGAGCCGGACGCGTCCTCCGCTCCGGATGAGGAAGAGCGGGCGATGGGGCGGCAAATTGCCATGCTCGTCGGGGGGGCCCTCGTGCTCGTGGTTGGGCTTTTCTTTGCGACGCAGTGGAGCGCGCAGTACGAGTGGGGCGGGGGCGAGGCCGGCACGGCATCGTCGAGCTCCGCCGGGAACGAGGCGGCTGCGTCCGGCACGGCCGGCGGGACCCCGCCCATGCAGTCCGGCGGGACGACTGGGGGAGACGAGCTGACGGACCTCCAGACCCTCCTGGAAGAAGCGGGCACGTCGTCGATCGGGGGGGCGATGGCGGGACAGATCGACTCACTGGAGACCGCGATCGAACAAGCCTCCGGGTCGGACAAGCGAGCGGCCCAGGCGGAGTTGGTCAATCTCCTGATCGGGGTGGGGCAGCCGGGCCGGGCGGCCGTGGTTCAGAACGACATCGCGGACGCCACCGGCGCCGCGGACGCCCAGCGCCGCGCCGCCGATCTCTTGTACCGCTGGATGCAGCAGCTCCAGGGAGAGGAGCAGCGGCAGCAGGTTCTGAAAGTGGCCCGGCACGCGGCGCGGGCCTACCGGACGGTCGTGGACCAGCGTCCCGATGACCTCGATGCCCGAACACGAATGGGAGAGGCGTACCTCCTGACGAACCGCCCGATGCGGGGCATCAAAGCCATTAACGCGGTGCTCGACGACGACTCGACGTTCGTCCCGGCCCGGTTCCAGAAGGGACTCGCGCTCCTGCAGATCAACCGCCTGGACCAGGCGACGACGGAGTTCGAGCAGGTAAAAGAGTTTGCCGAGGAGGGATCCCCCTTCACGCGTCAGGCCGATCAGGCCCTCAAGATCATCGAGAAACAGCGGCGACAGTCGTCTTCTGGGGGGGCGTCCGGATCGGAAGCCGGGCCGTAGGGGTGGGGAGGCTCCGGAACGCGATGGAGGCTTGAGGGCCTGCCCTTCGCGTCCCGCGCCCAACTTGCGTTTGTCCCTTCCTAAATCCCATGATGGACCATGGACACGATGATTGACGGCCTCGACCAGGACCGCATTCGGGACGCCGTGGGGCGCGCGGAGGAGCGGACGGCCGGCGAGATTGTGCCGGTGGTCGTGCCGCGGAGTGACGACTACGAGGTGGCCGTGTGGCGGGGGGTTGGCGCGGCCACGCTGGTCGTCCTCACGGGGGTGCTGCTCACGCTTCAGTTCTACGACGGGTGGGGCCTGGGGTGGCTTTTCGCCCCGTGGGGCGTGGCGTTGTCGGTCCTCGTGGCCGGAACAGTGGGGGGCGTTCTCGCGCGGTACGTCTATCCCCTGCAGCGACTGTTGGTGGAGAGCGACCGCCTCGACGAGATCGTGCACCGCCGGGCCATGCAGGCCTTCGTGGAGGAAGAGGTGTTCGACACGCGGGACCGAACCGGCATTTTGCTCTTCGTCTCCCTCCGGGAGCACCGGATCGAGGTGCTCGGCGACGCGGGCATCAATCGGCAGGTGGAGCCCGACGACTGGGCGAATGTAGTCGCCCGCATCCAGCGTGGAATTCAGAACAACAACCTAACAGACGGGCTCGTGGAGGCCGTAGAGATGTGCGGAGGCCTCCTGGAACGAAAGGGCGTGGACATCCGGCCGGACGACGAGAACGAACTCACAGACAGCGTCCGGACGCCGGGACGAGAGGCGGACGACGAGTGAAGCAGACGAGTGAAGCAAGGGCCCTGAGGGCTGCGTTATCCCTCCTCGATTTCGAGCACCAGTCCGTCGGCGTCCCGCACGAAGAGCCGGCCCTTTACCTCCTCGTAGGCATGGTCGGCCGCGTCGAGGCGAGAGCGAAGCGAGTGCCACTCGCGGGATGGAAGGGAGAAGCCGAGGTGGTGAATGCCGCCTCGGCCCGGCACCGATGGATGCTTCATCTCTTCCATCTCGATCAGCTCCACAACGTCTTGTCCGTGGTCGTCGGTGAGCAGGGCACGGCGCCGGCCGTCACGCACGGGGTCGTCCTCTACAGTTCGCAGCGAGAGCCCGATCAGGTCGACGTAGAACGAGACAGCCGCGTCGAGGTCCGTCGTCATGACCGAAGCATGATCGAGCTGGACGTCCACTGCGGTCGGGGCGTCCACGTCGGAAGAAGGAGAGTCGGCAGGCATGGCGCGAGGGAAGTTGCGAGAGGGAGGAGGCGATCAGGACGCGGGGGTCGGCTCCGAGGTCGGCTGGAAGGCGGAGGCGTCGATGCCGAGCCGCTTCATCTTCTTGTAGAGCCCCTGCCGGGTTAGGCCCAGCACGTCCGCCGAGGCGGTCACCTGCCCGTCACAGGCCTGGAGCACCCGTTCGATAACGGATTTCTCGGTGCGGGAGAGCACGTCGTTGAGGGTCTGATCGGGCTCTAGAATTGCGTCTGAGGCGTCCGGGGACGTGTCCGGCGACGTTCGCTCCCGTGCGTTTTCGACGATGGCATCGAGGAGCATGTCGAGCGTGATCGTGGGGGCCGGTTCGCTCTGCACGTGCACCAGCGCCCGTTCAATCTCGTTGCGGAGCTGCCGCACGTTGCCCGGCCAGTTGTAGCGGAGCAGGGCTTCCATCGCCGGTTGCGTAATGGAGACGAGGGCCGAGCCCTCCGGGCGCATCCGGTCCAAGAAGTGGCGGGCGAGCAGGGGGATGTCGGGGCGTCGCTCACGGAGGGGCGGGACGTGGAGTGAGATCACGCGCAGCCGATTGCGCAGCGCCGGCCGGAAGCGCCCCTCCTCCACACGGGCGTCGAGGTCGGCGGTCGTCGTGGCGAGGACGCGAACGTCCAACGACGCGTCGTCCGCGGCCTCCGTCGCGGGAGGGGCCGCCCCGTTGAGGAGATCGAGCAGTGACGACTGCAGGGGAGGGGGAAGGGCATCGACGTCCTCAAGGACGAGCGTTCCTCCGTCGGCGGCCTGCACGGCGCCGGTGTGGGACGAGTCATCCGTCTGGGCCCCGAACAGCTGCGCTTCGAGGGACGCACCGGCCTGCGTCGGGGCACACGAGACGTGCTCCAGGGGCCCGTCGGCTCGGGGGCTCGTGGCGTGGATCGTGCGCGCCACGAGGCGCTTCCCGGCGCCGCTCTCTCCCGTAATAAGGACCGGACTCCTGCTTGGTTGGATTTTTCGGATCGTTGCGGCCACGGCCTGCATCTCGCGGCTTTCCGCCACGAACCCGTCCACCGTCGTGGTCGGGTCTGCCGGCGGCCCCGACGGCGGCTCGTCGTGCCCGGAGCTCGCCGACGGAGCTCGCCGACGAAGCTGCTGGAGCCACTGCTCCGCCTGGGCGTCCTGAAGGCGGTCCAGGAGGCCCGAGGCGTCATCGAGCACGCGGTGCCGGAGGCCGTGCTCGTCGAGGGCACTGTAGGCCGTGGCCTGCCCCAGAAGCGCCCAGCACCGACCGACGGGATCACAGATCGATGCGAACAGCTCGCGGCCCTCCTTCAGCAGGTGCAGGCCCCGGGTGGCCTCATTCACCGATTCGGAACGGCGCACATGGGCCCAGCCGCGCCAGAGCGCCACATCGGCCCGCACACACGTGCACGAGTCCGACACGGCTTCGGCCGTCGGCAACAGCTCGAGGGCGCGGCCCGAGCGGTCACGGTGGGTCACCTCGACACGGGCCAACAGCCCGCGGAGCAGAATCTGTCCCGTGCTGGCGGCCGGGGCCGTGACCGGATCGAGCAGCGGCTCCACCATCGCGGCCACGTCTTCCACCCGCCCGTCGGCGAGGAGGGTGGTGGCCATTGCAATGGTGCGTGCGTGATTCATCGGTCGGGACGAGTTGTGAGCGTCGAATCGAAGACCGGTTCGGATCCGGGGATGAACGGCCGACGCTCAGCGGGAATTACATGAAGCCGAGTTCGAGGCGGGCCTCTTCGGACATCATCTGCGGAGAGAAGGGGGGCTCGAAGGTCATCTCGAGGTTGACGCTCTCGACGCCTTCCGTCTCGCGCACGGCGTCCTCGGCCTGGCCGGGCAGAACGCCCGCGGCCGGGCAGTTCGGTGCCGTAAGGGTCATCAGCACGTCCACGTGGCTGTCCTCACCCACATCCAGGTGGTAGATGAGCCCAAGGTCGTAGATGTTCACCGGAATCTCCGGGTCGTAAATCTCACGGAGCGATTCCACCACCCGCTGGTACAGGTCGTCGTCCGGGGTGTCCTGGACGTGATCCGGGATGGTTTCCGGAAGTTCGATCTCGGACTGCTCTTTTTCCTCGGGAATGTCGGCGGCCCCGCCGCCCCCGCCGCCGGGCATACCGCCCATTCCGCCCATCCCGCCGGGCATTGCACCTGAAGGACTCATGGTTCTATGGGATGTTGGAAAGAGTCGGTGACGTATCTACGTTCGCAAAGCACAGGACAGGGAGCGAGGACGTGAGCGGCTCCGGTGCCGGAGTTATGTCTCACGGGCGCGCTCCTGCACGGTCTCTATCATGGCCTTGAGGCCATTGTTGCGCTGCGAGCTCAAGTGCTCGTGGAGACCAATGTCATCGAGAAAGTCGAAGTCGGCGTTCGCGACGGCCTCAGGGGGCTGTTCGTCAATCACGCGGATGATGAGCGCGGCCAACCCCTTGGTGATCTTCGCGTTGCTGTCCCCCTGCACGCACAAGGCCCGTTCCTCCTCGTCGAGATCTGTCTCGATCCAGACGTCCGACTGGCAGCCGTGCACGTAGTTCTCGTCGGTCTTTTTCTCCTCTTCGAGCAGCGGAATGTCGTCGCCAAGCTCGATGAGGTACTCGTACCGGCTCATCCAGTCGTCGAAAAGCGAAAACTCGTCGACGATCTGCTGCGCGCGGTCCGAAACTGTGTCCGTAGCGGGCATGAGGGCGAGCAGGGTTGGTGGAAGTCGTGCTGCGTCGTGTGTACGTACGTTGGGTCCGGCGATGGAGTTGCCGGGCGGCCTACCCGAACATGTGGCGCACCTTGTGGAGGCCGTCGACCAGCCGATCCACGTCCTCGTGGGTGTTGTAGGCCGCGAAGGAGGCGCGGATGGTGCCGGGGAGGCCGTACCGCTTGAGGAGCGGTTGGGTACAGTGGTGGCCCGTGCGGACGGCGACACCCTCACGGTCGAGGACCGTTCCGGCGTCGTACGGGTGAATGTCGTCGAAGACGAACGAGAGGACGCTCGTCTTGTCGGGCGCAGTGCCTACAATCTGTGTGCCTTCGATGCCGCCCACCTGCTCGGTGGCGTAGCGGAGCACATCGTCCTCGTGGGCCCGCACCGCGTTCCAGTCCATGTCCATGATGTACTCGACGGCGGTGCCCAGCCCCACGGCGTCGGCGATGTTGGGGGTGCCCGCCTCAAACTTGTGGGGCAGTCCGTCGTAGGTCGACTCCTCAAACGAAACCTGATCGATCATGTCCCCGCCGCCCTGGTAAGGGGGCATCGCTTCGAGGAGCTCCCGCTTCCCGTACAGAACGCCGATGCCCGTGGGGCCGAACACCTTGTGTCCCGAGAACACGAAGAAGTCGGCGTCGAGCGCCTGCACGTCGACCGGCATGTGCGGGGCCGACTGCGCCCCGTCCACGACGACGGGCACCCCGTCGGCGTGGGCCGCGTCGATGACGTCCTCCATCGGGTTGATGGTGCCGAGGGTATTGGAGACGTGGCTGATGGCGACGAGCGCCGTGTCGTCGGTGAGCATCTCCGGGAGCAGGTCCATCCGGAGTTCGCCGCGGTCCGTGACGGGAAGCACCTCGATCGAGGCCCCCACCTGCTCGGCCAGCATCTGCCAGGGGACAATGTTGGAGTGGTGCTCCATCTCCGTGAGCAGAATCTCGTCGCCCTCCTCGGCGACCATGCGGCCGAAGGTGGAGGAGACGAGATTGAGCCCCTCCGTCGTGCCCCGTGTGAAGACGATCTGATCGGGGTCCGGCGCGTTGAGGAAGCGCGCCACCGACTCGCGGGCCGCCTCGTACGACTCGGTGGCGTCCTGGCTGAGCCGATGGACGCCCCGGTGCACGTTGCTGTTCTCCTCGCGGTAGAACGTATCCAGCCGCTCGATTACCGGGGTCGGCTTCTGCGAGGAGGCCGCGTTGTCGAGATAGGCAAGGGGCGTGTCCTCGTACACGTCCTGCTCGAGCGCGGGAAAATCCGCACGGAGCGCCTCTGCGTCGAACGAGGCCGTCTCGGAAGTCGGGTGCGTCGTGGCGGGCATGATGGGTTGGGGGAAGGTGTAGGAGTAACGTGTGGGCGTGTGATGAGGGATGCCCTCACACGTTTTCCCTCCGCAGGGCTACTCGAAGTAGCTGCCGAAGCGGCGACGGATCTTGTCCGTGATGTAGTTGCGCAGGCCGTCGATCTTGTATTCGCTCAGCACCTCGTCGGTGAAGGCCTGCAGCATCAAGATGTGGGCCCGGCGTTCGGAGAGGCCGCGCGAACGGAGGTAAAAGACGCCCTCTTCGTCGACTTGGCCGGTGGTCGCGCCGTGGCTGCATACCACATCGTCCGCGTAGATTTCAAGCTCCGGCTTCGTGTAAATGTTCGCGTCGGTGGTCAGGACGATCGTGTCGTTCTGCTGGTAGGCGTCGATGCGCTGCGAGCCGCGGGTCACCAGCACCTTGCCGTTGAAGACGGCGGTTGACTCGTCGTTGAGCACGTGCTTGTACAGCTCGTTGCTGCTGCAGTCCGGCTGCACGTGGTTCATCTGCGTGTGGTTGTCCACGTGCATCTCGTCCTTGCCGATGCAGAGGCCGTAGAGGTTTGACTCGCAGAAGGAGCCGTTGACCTCGATCGTGGCGTTGTTGCGGACCACCTCACCACTGAAGGTGATCGTGTTGGTCGAATAGACGCTGTCGTCCTCCTGTTGTCCGGCGCGGGTGTGGACCTGCGAGGCGTTCGCCCCTTCGTCCTGCACAAGGTAGTGCTCCAGGTTGGCCCGTTCGCCGACGAAGGCCTCACTCACCGTGTTGGTGAACGTCTGGGCCTCGGTGACGGAGTGCTGGGCCTCGACGACCTTGGCGATGGCCCCGTCCTCGACCACGAACAGGTGGCGGGGCTGCAAAAAGAGGGGCTCCGAGCCGGCCGTGACGTGGAGGAAGAAGATGGGCTTCTCCACGATCGTGCCGGAGGGAACGTAGATGAACGCCCCGTCCTGGACGAACGCGGTGTTGAGGGCCGTGAGCGCCTCGTCTTCGAAGTCGGCGTACTGGCCGTAGTGCTCCTCTACGATGTCGGGGTGCTCCTCGCCGGCCTGGGCGAGGCTGCTGAGCACGACGCCCGACGGCAGGTCGCCGATGTCGGAGAGCGACTCGTCGACGTGGCCGTTCACGAGCACGACGCGGTGGGCGTCCATCTCGTCAATCGTAAACGGCGCGATGTCGCTCGGGTCGAGCGACGGGCCCTCCGGCGACAGCGAGAGGGTGTAGGGCCGGTCAATGGTTTTGGAGATGTTCGTGTACTTCCAGGCCTCCAGGTCGTTGGTCGGGATGCCGAGCTGGGCGAAGCGCTCAATTGCGTCTTCGCGCTGCTGGGCGATCGAGGCGTTCGTTCCGTTGAGGGCCTGGCCGTGATTCACCTCGAAGGCCGAGATGAACCGGTCTTCGGGACGAACGTCGGTGTCGAGAGCAGTGGTCATGGTGGAGCGGTCGGTTGGAGAGCAAAATCGGGGAGGGGCAAGTGGCCGGGGGGCCCCGAGGGCGTCGCTGCACTCGGGGCGCCGGGGCCGCTACGCGGCAGCGGCCACCTCTTCGCGGATCCACTCGTAGCCGTGCTCCTCCAGCGTCTCGGCGAGGTCTTTGTCGCCGGAGCGTGCAATCTGACCGTCCATCATGACGTGAATGCGGTCGGGCACGATGTACTGCAGGATGCGCTCGTAGTGGGTAATCACCAGAAAGCCGCGGTCCCCGTCGCGGAGCTTATTGACGCCGTTGGCCACGCTCTGAAGCGCGTCAATGTCGAGCCCCGAGTCCGTCTCGTCGAGAATGGCGAGGCGCGGCTCCAGCATCGCGAGCTGGAAGATCTCGTTTCGCTTCTTCTCGCCCCCCGAGAAGCCCTCGTTGACCGAGCGCTTCGTGAGGTCGGCGTCGAGGCCGAGCATGTCGGCCCGCTCGCGCATCTGCTGAAGAAACTCGGTAGAGGAAAGCTCGTCTTCGCCGCGCGCCTCACGGACCGAATTGACGGCCTCCTTCAAGAAGTTGGTCATGCTCACGCCGGGGAGCTCCACCGGGTACTGAAAGGCGAGGAAGATGCCCTCCTCGGCCCGCTCTTCAGGCTCCAGTTCCAGAAGGTCGTCGCCGTCGTAGCGAATGCTTCCCTCCAGCACCTCGTACTCCTCGCGCCCGGCGAGAACCGAGGCGAGCGTGCTCTTGCCGGAGCCGTTGGGGCCCATGATGGCGTGCAGGTCGCCGGTATCAAGGGTCAAGTCGACGCCCTTCAGAATGTGAATGTCCTCGTCTTCGACGCCGACGTGCAGGTTTTCAATTTCTAGAAGTGCCATGTCGTATTCGTGTGTGAGTGGTGCAGTGCGAAACGAGAGTCGTTCTCGGGGCGAGAGGCCTCATCTCCGAGGCCGGGGCAGAAGACAAACGGGAGCGTGGACGGAAGTATCCGTCGCACGCCCCCGTGGGCTTCTGCTCAATGTGCTATCCAACGCTGCCTTCCAGTTCAATGTCGAGAAGCTCCTTCGCCTCCACGGCGAACTCCATGGGAAGCTCCTGAAGGACCTCCTGACAGAAGCCGTTGACGATCAGCTTCAACGCCTCCTCTTCGCCGAGGCCACGCTGGTGGCAGTAGAACATCTGGTCCTCACCTACCTTCGAGGTGGTCGCCTCGTGCTCAATCTGCGCCGAGGGGTTGTTGCTCTCGATGTACGGGTAGGTGTGCGCACCGCAGTCCGGCCCGAGCAGCATCGAGTCGCACTGCGAGAAGTTGCGGGCATTGTCGGCGTTCTTGCTCACCTTCACCTGGCCGCGGTAGCTGTTGTCCGCCACGTCGGCCGAGATGCCCTTCGAGATGATGGTACTCTTGGTGTCCTTGCCGATGTGCTGCATCTTCGTGCCCGTGTCGGCCTGCTGGTGCCCCTTGGTGAAGGCGACCGAGTAGAACTCGCCGACCGAGTCGTCCCCGGCCAGAATGACGGACGGGTACTTCTGCGTCACGGCCGAACCGGTCTCCAGCTGCGTCCAGCTGATCTTGGAGTTGTCGCCCTTGCAGAGGCCCCGCTTCGTGACGAGGTTGTAGACGCCGCCCTCACCGGTGTCCGGGTCGCCCGGGTACCAGTTCTGGATCGTGGAGTACTTGATCTCGGCGTCCTCGTGGGCGACGAGCTCGACGACCGCGGCGTGGAGCTGATTCTCCTTGCGCATCGGGGCGGTGCAGCCCTCCAGGTAGCTCACGTACGCGCCGGGCTCGGCGACGATGAGCGTGCGCTCGAACTGGCCGGTGCCGGCCTCGTTGATGCGGAAGTAGGTGGACAGCTCCATCGGGCAGGTCACGCCCTCCGGCACGTACACGAACGATCCGTCGCTGAAGACCGCCGAGTTGATCGCGGCGTACAGATTGTCGGTGTACGGAATGACCGTGCCCATGTACTCCCGCACGATCTCGGGGTGCTCCTTGGCCGCCTCGCCGAAGGACTTAAAGATAACGCCCTTCTCCTCCAGCTTGTCCTTGAAGGTGGTGGCCACGGAGACGCTGTCCATCACGGCGTCGACGGCCACGCCGGTGAGGGCCTTCTGCTCCTCCAGCGGAATGCCGAGTCGCTCAAACGTCTCCAGAATCTCGTCTGGCACCTCGTCGAGGCTTTCGTAGCTGGCCGTCTCCTTCGGGGCGGAGAAGTAGCTAATCTCGTCGAACTTGGGCGCCTCGTAGTCGAGGTGGGCCCAGTCGATGGTTTCGCCGCTGTCGAGGCGATTGCGGGCGTGGCGGAAGGCCTTCAGCCGCCAGTCTCGGAGCCACTGCGGCTCGTCCTTGCGCTCCGAGATGTAGCGGACGACGTCCTCCGTGAAGCCCTCAGGTGCCGTTTCTGCCTCAATGTCGGTATAGAAGCCATGCTTGTAGTCCTCGCTGGCCTTGCCCTTTAGATATTCAGTCTCAGACGTGCTCATAAGCTGTCCCTTGGCGTGTCGTGCGTGATCCGATGCGGGTGGTGGCACCGATTCCCTCGGGCGGGGCGCCGGACCCGAGTGTAAACCGATGTTTACGCTGTCATCACCGTGTCAACGTGCGATTACAACAGGGGGGCTGCCGGGTCGTTCCTCCGGGCGTGCGGGCCGTTACATCTTTATGAGAAGTTGGCTCGGCGGGCGTTGGGGGCGGGGACACGGGCCGCAGCACGGGCACGATGCGACGGGCGGCCGGGAGTGGGACCGGGGCGGGAGAAACTTTCAATTTGGGCCTGCAGTACGCGAGGACCCGTTGTACTTGAACTCGTTTTGCTCTCGATATGACCATTTCGATTACGGACCGGGCGCTCGATCAGATTGAGTCGGTCGCGTCGAACGAGGAGGTGGATTTGGGCGAGACCCTTCTCCGCGTGGCGGTGGTGCCGGGCGGCTGTTCCGGGCTGACGTACGACCTCGGGTGGGAGACGACCGTGAAAGACGACGACGAGGTGGAAGAGCACGACGGGGTGCCGGTGGTCTTCGACAAGAAAACCCGGCTCTATCTTGACGGGTCGGAGCTCGACTTTACGCATGGGCTGAACGGGGATGGCTTCCACTTCTCCAACCCTCAGGCCTCCCGGGAGTGTGCGTGCGGCGAGTCGTTTGGGGTGTAGCTGGGGGGGAGCGGCAACGGCCTGACTGAAGCTGAGCGATTCAGGGTGGTTGTACGGCATCGGGGCACGTGTACGTAAGGTGAGCGGATTTACGGAGAATCCGCGCCCAATGCCCGTGTCTTCGAGTCGAAGGTGCCCTGATTGGTATGCGACGCGTCTCTGCCGTCTCCGTGTTGGTGTGTACGCTCGTGCTGGGGCTGGGCTGTTCGGTCGTCGGGACTGAAGAGCCATCCTTGACCCCCGAGCGGGTGAAGTTCTCCCGGTTTACGCCGGACACCACGGCCCTGCGCGGGGAATGGGCGTGGAGGCGCACGGTCTGCTGTTTCGGGGACCGTGACGTATCAACCCCGAGTTCCACAGGGGAGACCGAGACGGTCATCTTCACGGCTCGCGACACCGTCGAGGTATACCGCAACGGGAGGCTCAAGCGGGAGGCGACCTACGACGAGTACCTAGACGGTGCGCAGTGGGGCGTCAGGGCAGACACCTTCGCGATCAGCCGTGCGTACCGGGACAGGGCCGAATCGCTGTACGTGCGTCCGGATTGACCCGCCATGCCCGGACGGCCCGCGACGCTCTTGCCGATCCGGGCAGCACGTCGTCCGGCCCTACTCCACTCGTCGCCACCGAATGCGGTCGCCCTCCAGCAGGCCGTGGGAGTCGGCAAACCCGGCCGGAACCTCCACGACGTACTGGGCCGGGGCGTCGGACCCGTAGCGCTCGTTGGAGAACGGCGTGGTGTATTTGGCAATGTTGACGATCTGCGAGTCCGCGTCGGCGAAGATGATGTCGAGCGCGACGGGCGTGTTCGCCATCCAAAAGCTCTGGGGCTGCTCCTCGTCAAAGGGGAAAAGCATTCCACTCCGGTCGTTGGGAAAGCCCGTGCGCTGCATCATGCCCCGCTCTCGCGCCGAGTCCGTGTCGGCAATCTCCAGATCGATCGTCACCGTGGAGTCGCCATCCTGCAGAAAGGTGAGGCGCCCCTCCTTCGTGAAGGGAATGGCGTCGGTCGTGTCGGCCGCCGCCGAGCCGGCATCGTCGGGGCTCTGGCAGGCGAGCCCGACCAGGAGTAGGGGGAGAACCAGAAGTGTAAATCCGAGTGCGCGGGTCATGGAGGCGGGAAGTAGCACGTGGGACGAGAATTGAACGGTCATTCGGACCGGGTCCACCGGACGCGAGTGCTGTCGGTGAGGTCGAAGCGGTCGGCAAAGCCGGCGCGGACCTCCACCACGAAGTTCCGGGGGGCGGCCGGCTCGATGGATTTCTCCGAAAAGGGCGTGGTGCGGCGGGCGATGTTGATGACCTGCGAGTCGGGGGCCACGAACACGATGTCGAGGGGAAGGGGGGTGTTCTTCATCCACATCCCTCCCTCGTCCACCGAGTCGAAGATGAACAGCATGCCCCGGTCGTACCCGAGCGAGCGCTGCCGCATCAGCCCGCGCCTACGTTCGGCGTCAGTGTCGGCAATGTCCACGTCGATGGTCCGAAGGGTGTCGCCGCCGGGGGTGAGAAATGCTAGGGAGCCCTCCACCTCGAATCCCTCTTCCGTGGAGGGGGCGTGACTGTCGCTCGCACAGCCGACGAGAATGAGTGGACCGAAGGCGAGGAGAACGAAGAGGGACGCGAGTCGCATGTCCAGAAGCGGCAAAATGGAAATCAGAGGGCGCGTTCCATGTAGACGGCATTTGGGAGCGGGTTGTGATAGTACGCGTCTCGTTCCTCGAACGCAAGGGACCGGTAGAGGCGCCGTGCGGCGGTCATCGAGGCCACCGTGTCGAGTCGCATCGCGTCGTAGCCCAGCGTCCGGGCCTTTTCAATGATTGCCGACGCCAGCGCCCGCCCGATCCCCCGCCCCCGGTGTGCCGGCATCACGTACAGGCGTTTCATCTCGCAGACGTCC is part of the Salinibacter ruber DSM 13855 genome and encodes:
- a CDS encoding HU family DNA-binding protein, with the translated sequence MSMTKADLIDQIADGTGLTKIETRAVVEGFMTAVRGAMKEGRRIELREFGVFEVQHRAPRTGRNPQTNEPVEIEDRYKPVFRPSDKLSEAVDAAHKADEE
- a CDS encoding zinc-ribbon domain-containing protein codes for the protein MSDSTRPCPSCGARVPASSDRCDLCGTVVDDLDPAGTAEDTEAESSEPEASRPEEVPSGEEAPSGSQAADGQDEPSVFCNQCGWENPPGARYCSQCGEALQDLSGASAPDGTRPVTADLPTSASAETSDEPSEPDASSAPDEEERAMGRQIAMLVGGALVLVVGLFFATQWSAQYEWGGGEAGTASSSSAGNEAAASGTAGGTPPMQSGGTTGGDELTDLQTLLEEAGTSSIGGAMAGQIDSLETAIEQASGSDKRAAQAELVNLLIGVGQPGRAAVVQNDIADATGAADAQRRAADLLYRWMQQLQGEEQRQQVLKVARHAARAYRTVVDQRPDDLDARTRMGEAYLLTNRPMRGIKAINAVLDDDSTFVPARFQKGLALLQINRLDQATTEFEQVKEFAEEGSPFTRQADQALKIIEKQRRQSSSGGASGSEAGP
- a CDS encoding TPM domain-containing protein, coding for MDTMIDGLDQDRIRDAVGRAEERTAGEIVPVVVPRSDDYEVAVWRGVGAATLVVLTGVLLTLQFYDGWGLGWLFAPWGVALSVLVAGTVGGVLARYVYPLQRLLVESDRLDEIVHRRAMQAFVEEEVFDTRDRTGILLFVSLREHRIEVLGDAGINRQVEPDDWANVVARIQRGIQNNNLTDGLVEAVEMCGGLLERKGVDIRPDDENELTDSVRTPGREADDE
- a CDS encoding VOC family protein, whose translation is MPADSPSSDVDAPTAVDVQLDHASVMTTDLDAAVSFYVDLIGLSLRTVEDDPVRDGRRRALLTDDHGQDVVELIEMEEMKHPSVPGRGGIHHLGFSLPSREWHSLRSRLDAADHAYEEVKGRLFVRDADGLVLEIEEG
- a CDS encoding sigma 54-interacting transcriptional regulator — translated: MNHARTIAMATTLLADGRVEDVAAMVEPLLDPVTAPAASTGQILLRGLLARVEVTHRDRSGRALELLPTAEAVSDSCTCVRADVALWRGWAHVRRSESVNEATRGLHLLKEGRELFASICDPVGRCWALLGQATAYSALDEHGLRHRVLDDASGLLDRLQDAQAEQWLQQLRRRAPSASSGHDEPPSGPPADPTTTVDGFVAESREMQAVAATIRKIQPSRSPVLITGESGAGKRLVARTIHATSPRADGPLEHVSCAPTQAGASLEAQLFGAQTDDSSHTGAVQAADGGTLVLEDVDALPPPLQSSLLDLLNGAAPPATEAADDASLDVRVLATTTADLDARVEEGRFRPALRNRLRVISLHVPPLRERRPDIPLLARHFLDRMRPEGSALVSITQPAMEALLRYNWPGNVRQLRNEIERALVHVQSEPAPTITLDMLLDAIVENARERTSPDTSPDASDAILEPDQTLNDVLSRTEKSVIERVLQACDGQVTASADVLGLTRQGLYKKMKRLGIDASAFQPTSEPTPAS
- a CDS encoding SUF system Fe-S cluster assembly protein — encoded protein: MPGGGGGGAADIPEEKEQSEIELPETIPDHVQDTPDDDLYQRVVESLREIYDPEIPVNIYDLGLIYHLDVGEDSHVDVLMTLTAPNCPAAGVLPGQAEDAVRETEGVESVNLEMTFEPPFSPQMMSEEARLELGFM
- a CDS encoding SufE family protein, which translates into the protein MPATDTVSDRAQQIVDEFSLFDDWMSRYEYLIELGDDIPLLEEEKKTDENYVHGCQSDVWIETDLDEEERALCVQGDSNAKITKGLAALIIRVIDEQPPEAVANADFDFLDDIGLHEHLSSQRNNGLKAMIETVQERARET
- a CDS encoding cysteine desulfurase; amino-acid sequence: MPATTHPTSETASFDAEALRADFPALEQDVYEDTPLAYLDNAASSQKPTPVIERLDTFYREENSNVHRGVHRLSQDATESYEAARESVARFLNAPDPDQIVFTRGTTEGLNLVSSTFGRMVAEEGDEILLTEMEHHSNIVPWQMLAEQVGASIEVLPVTDRGELRMDLLPEMLTDDTALVAISHVSNTLGTINPMEDVIDAAHADGVPVVVDGAQSAPHMPVDVQALDADFFVFSGHKVFGPTGIGVLYGKRELLEAMPPYQGGGDMIDQVSFEESTYDGLPHKFEAGTPNIADAVGLGTAVEYIMDMDWNAVRAHEDDVLRYATEQVGGIEGTQIVGTAPDKTSVLSFVFDDIHPYDAGTVLDREGVAVRTGHHCTQPLLKRYGLPGTIRASFAAYNTHEDVDRLVDGLHKVRHMFG